The DNA segment CCGATCTTGCCGCCGGCCCCGGTGGAATCCAGGTGCTCCACCTCGCCGTCATACACCAGGGTGACCGTCTCGATGCCCCGGTGGGGGTGTTCGCCCACGCCCCGCGGGGTGTCGGCGGGCTCGAAATCCATGGGCCCGGCATGGTCCAGCAGCAGAAAGGGGCTGATGTCATGCCCGTGGCGGTCATAGGAGAACAGCGAACGAACGGGGAAGCCGTTGCCCACCCAATGCCGGGGCGGTGCGCTGTAGGTTGCTTGAATCTGTTTCATGATGTCCTCCCGGCCCGTCGGCGGCTGCCGTTTACAGCTCGCCTGGGGCCTACGTCGGTTGCCAAATGTCACGGACAGTGTGGGCCTGGAACGCTGGCAGCGGTAGGGGTCAGAATCTATACTCACCGTTCCATTTATGGAACGATAGAGCCATGCAAGACCTTAACGACCTCTATTACTACGCCCAGGTGGTGGACCACGGCGGCTTCGCCCCGGCGGCCCGGGCCCTGGGGGAAGCCAAGTCCAAGCTCAGCCGCCGCGTGGCCGCGCTGGAGGCCCATCTGGGCGTGCGTTTGCTGCAGCGCTCCACCCGCCATGTCACCGTCACCGAGATCGGCCGCGTCTATTATGACCATTGCAAGGCCATGCTGCTCCAGGCCGACGCCGCCCAGGAAGCCATCGACAGCCGCCGCTCGGCGCCTTGCGGGGTGGTGCGCCTGAGCTGCCCGGTGGCCCTGCTGGACACCCGCATCAGCCCCATGCTGGCCGAGTTCCTGGATCGTTACCCCCAGGTAACCCTGCATGTGGATGCCACCGACCGCCGGGTGGACCTGGTGGAGGAGGGTTTTGATTTGGCCCTTCGGGTACGGCCCCTGCCCCTGGAGGACAGTGATCTGGCCCTGCGCCGGCTCTCGGAAAGCGAGCAATGCATCCTGGCCAGCCCGAAATTGCTTCGTGAGCGTGGCCGGCCCCGCGCGCCCACGGATCTCTCCGAATACCCCAGCCTGGCCCTGGGTGTGGCCCGGGAACGTTATGTCTGGCATCTTCAGGGCCCGGACGGCGACGCGGTTCGGGTGCCGCATCAGCCCCGCCTGGTCACCCAAAGCATGCCGGCGCTTCAGGCCGCGGCCGAAGCGGGGCAGGGCGTGGTCCAGCTACCCCGCATGATGGTCGCGGATGCCCTGGCCGAGGGGCGCTTGCTGAGCGTGCTGGGCGAGTGGGCACCGCCCCGGGAAATGCTGCATGTGGTTTTCCCCTCCCGCCGCGGCCAGCTGCCCGCCGTGCGCACACTAATCGACTTCCTGGCAAAGGGCTTTGCTCGCCTGGATGAGGCGTGAATACCAATCGATAAACACTTAACCGGGAGTGTATTGAATGATCCTGACCCACCAACGGCTCGTACTGATCCCGCCGGTCCAGCCCAAGGGCCCGGGCTATCTCTACTGAGGCATCGAACAAGGGAAGCACCATGGCCAAGCGATTCCGCCGGGCGCTGAAACTCGCTCTGGGCCCGGCGGCCTTTCTCATTACCCTGCTGACGCCGGCTCCCCTGGGGCTGGATACCGCCGCCTGGCTGGTCTGCGGCCTGGCCGCCTGGATGATGATCTGGTGGATTGGAGAAGTCCTGCCCCTGGCGGTGACCGCCTTGTTGCCGGTGCTGGTTTTGCCGCTGAGCGGGGTGGTGTCTCTCAGCGCGGCCACCGCGCCCTATGCCAACCCCGTGGTTTTTCTGTTCCTGGGGGGCTTTCTGTTGGCCCTGGCCATTCAGTCCAGCGGCCTGCACCGGCGCATGGCCCACAAGGTGGTCGCCCTGGGCGGCGCTCGGCTGGATTACCTGGTGGCCGCCGTCATGGCGGCTACTGCCGTGCTCAGCATGTGGATCAGCAATACCGCGGCCGCCGCCATTCTGCTGCCCATTGCCCTGTCCATTCTGGCCCTGGCCCGGCAGGGGGAGGCCAGCCAGCCTAAAGACCCGCTGGCCCCGGCCCTGCTCATCGGCGTGGCCTTTGCGGCCAATATCGGCGGCATGGCCACGCTCATCGGTACCCCGCCCAATGCCATTCTGGCCGCCTATCTGGGCGAGCAATACGACATCCATGTCAGTTTCGCCGGATGGATGATGGTGGCCCTGCCCATCAGCCTGGTCTTGCTGGCCCTGGCCTGGTGGACCCTGGTGCGCGTCTGCTTCCCCGTGGGCCAGATTCCAGTGGCCGGCCTGGCCGAACGTTTCGCCGAGCAACGCCGTGAACTGGGCCCCTGGCGTGTGTCCGAAAAACGGGTGGCGGGGGTCTTTCTCCTGGCGGTGCTGGCCTGGATGTTTCGTCCGCTGTTGGAAGGGCTTCTGCCGGGGATCGACGATGCCATCATTGCCCTGGCCGCCGCCATGTTGCTGTTTATCCTCCCCAGCGGTGATGCGGCAATGCCCCGGCTGCTGGATTGGGAACAGACCCGCAATCTACCCTGGGGGGTGTTGATCCTGATCGGTGGCGGTTTGAGTCTGGGGATTGCGGTGCAGGAAACCGGCCTGGCCGATGCCATTGCCGAAGGCCTCAAAGACCTCAGCGATCAACCCTTGGTCATCCTGGTGGTGCTGGTGGCAGTGATTGCCATGCTGGTGAGTCATGTCACCTCCAACACCGCCGCCGCGGCCACGCTCATTCCCGTGGTGGCCGCCGTGGCTGCCAGCATTGAAGTGTCACCGTTGATCCTGGCCATGCCCGTGGCCCTGGCCGCTTCCTGCGCCTTCATGCTGCCCAACGCCACCCCACCCAATGCCATTGTCTTCGGCAGCAATCGCCTGCGCGTACCCCAGATGCTCAAGGCCGGGGCCGTGCTGAGCGGATTGAGTATTGCGCTGATGCTGCTGGTGGGGCTTATCCTTTACCAATTCTAAAGACAGGAGCCCAACCGCCGCCATGCAAAGCCAAGCCACAGCCAGACGATTGATCCTCATGCGCCACGGCGAGGCCGGCACCGCCTCGGCCATGGGTGTGGCCGGGGATTATGAACGCCCCTTGACCCAGCGTGGCGCAGTGGATGTACAGCAAATGGCTGGGTGGCTGAAAGCCCAGCAATGGGCCCCGGAAGCCATCCTCTGCTCCCCGGCACGGCGCACCCGGGAGACGGCCCGATTGATTCGGGAGGGCTTGTCACTGCCGGAACACAGCGAGCAGGTGGATGAACAACTCTACCTGGCCGAGGAAAGTACCCTGCTGTCGGTGCTGG comes from the Natronospira proteinivora genome and includes:
- a CDS encoding LysR family transcriptional regulator — encoded protein: MQDLNDLYYYAQVVDHGGFAPAARALGEAKSKLSRRVAALEAHLGVRLLQRSTRHVTVTEIGRVYYDHCKAMLLQADAAQEAIDSRRSAPCGVVRLSCPVALLDTRISPMLAEFLDRYPQVTLHVDATDRRVDLVEEGFDLALRVRPLPLEDSDLALRRLSESEQCILASPKLLRERGRPRAPTDLSEYPSLALGVARERYVWHLQGPDGDAVRVPHQPRLVTQSMPALQAAAEAGQGVVQLPRMMVADALAEGRLLSVLGEWAPPREMLHVVFPSRRGQLPAVRTLIDFLAKGFARLDEA
- a CDS encoding SLC13 family permease; its protein translation is MAKRFRRALKLALGPAAFLITLLTPAPLGLDTAAWLVCGLAAWMMIWWIGEVLPLAVTALLPVLVLPLSGVVSLSAATAPYANPVVFLFLGGFLLALAIQSSGLHRRMAHKVVALGGARLDYLVAAVMAATAVLSMWISNTAAAAILLPIALSILALARQGEASQPKDPLAPALLIGVAFAANIGGMATLIGTPPNAILAAYLGEQYDIHVSFAGWMMVALPISLVLLALAWWTLVRVCFPVGQIPVAGLAERFAEQRRELGPWRVSEKRVAGVFLLAVLAWMFRPLLEGLLPGIDDAIIALAAAMLLFILPSGDAAMPRLLDWEQTRNLPWGVLILIGGGLSLGIAVQETGLADAIAEGLKDLSDQPLVILVVLVAVIAMLVSHVTSNTAAAATLIPVVAAVAASIEVSPLILAMPVALAASCAFMLPNATPPNAIVFGSNRLRVPQMLKAGAVLSGLSIALMLLVGLILYQF
- a CDS encoding SixA phosphatase family protein produces the protein MQSQATARRLILMRHGEAGTASAMGVAGDYERPLTQRGAVDVQQMAGWLKAQQWAPEAILCSPARRTRETARLIREGLSLPEHSEQVDEQLYLAEESTLLSVLAEQSAKIQTLMLVGHNPGLADLIARLSGQAHPVPPATMALLEAHTPDWQLSGQILQVHAVQQPGLE